Genomic DNA from Solanum pennellii chromosome 3, SPENNV200:
aaaatgaaaaaaaaattgagttgatGCTGTTGACAAAGCATGCTGTAAATTATCTTTTGCTGAGGTTCTAGAATGCTGTAATTATGGGATGGTCATAGGCCTTCTTTGCTCTGGTTCTCTCTATATATCATGTTGTGCCAAGGGGGTGGCCTAGTGGAATGAAGTGGGTGCAAACCTTGGAGAGAGATCAGGATTCAAATCCAAGCATAAACAAAGAActctaggtgatttcttcccatCTTCCTAAGCATTGGTGGGGCGGAGTTGCCCAGTACATCAGCCCCTGTGTTGGTTTCTAGGTGGAATATTCGAAATGCGCAAAGCTTGTCTGGAGACTACCCTTGTCAGGAAAAAGGAAGATGGTCAAAACCAATACGGGCTTCTGTAAGAATATTGTCTTAGTGTGCTGGATAGTAGGAGAAAGGGAAATTCCTAGAATTGTAAGAGTGAAGTTTAGAATTCCCCTTGTTCAACATCGTTACTGTTAAAAATTTCTTCATTACACCTAAGACTTCCAATGCAACAGTAACCATGTTTTTAATGTAATATGGCAACCAATACTTGATTACTAATTACATGTGGTATAGGTGAGTGACACAGCCTGACATTACAATTTTTAGTCTCTGTACACGCAAGATAATCTGGACACCACAATTTTTAGTCATAGTTTCTCCTTAAATGTCTTTGATGGAAGTAGAAAATAACTTTATAGAAGTTCTGACAACCATGTCATTTCACGAAGCTTCAAGATATAGCTAGTAAAATGTCAGTAATATCTAATTTTATCACTGGCTGAATGCTTGTAGAAATAGTTCTTCATTGTTCTTGTTGGATGTATGTCAGGGGTATTGGAGCTATTGTTTATAAGGTGCCTGAGCTTGAAAACAATGAGATGTTAAAGGTTAGCCTGAGGAGCATTGGTGATGAAGATACGACATCTATCTCCCAGGTTCTTGCTTTGTTTACTTTTCACATCTTTCGATGAGTAATAAATACAGTTTGCAGTCATGTATAATATATTTCTTGGGAATTTGCAGGCATTTGGTGGCGGTGGGCATCGAAATGCCAGTTCATGTATGTTAAAATGTGCTGAGTTTGAGAAGTGGAAGGTTTCAAATAGGACCTCGACATAGGTGAAGTACTATTGCCCTGAAGATCTAACTGAAGTTTGGCCCTTTCTCTTAGGCCGACAACTAGGTCTCAGGTAAAGCCCACAGTCAAAATTGAATGCTGGAGCTTCTGTGGTACCTTCCTTTTGCGCACATGATCCTACTAACTATTTGCTTTACATCTTTTGTCCCATGATGATGGAAGTAAGAAAATCCTCGACCCCTAATATAGAGGGGTTGTTTGGTTCCTGGCTAAAGTATCTCAGGATTATAATTGTTGGACTAATTTATCCCACTTGGAAGGTGGGATATCTTGGGAttaaatttttactttgtttGGTTAAAGATTGAAATTTATCATcaaagtataaatttaattacaaACTTAATCCTGAGATACCCCACCTTAGGATATGTATGATTGCGTTTTTGCTCATGctagacttcagaccctcttgTAGTGTCAACTTTATAGTCAAAGGTGGTCTatgtagtttttctttttaatgtaaGCAACGACCTTCCTGGTCAAAAAGAATGCCGAAAACTAATTTATGGctaatgaaaaaaagaattagttCTATACTGGTCGATTATCTTTTTGCTTAGTGAAAAAAATTAGTGGCATAAAGTCATATTTTGATTAAAGCTTTGAATTTATACAATAATATTCATGCTATTTATGTTTTCATTATTGAATTTGCTTTTAACAGTGGCGCTAGAGTCATTTTGCATGCTATCTTTATTGTCACAAAAGATTAAATAATCTTTTCAGAAACAATCAAGCTGTAATAATTTGTTAAGAATCGATTGCCTAGTAATCTAAAAAGTTTACCCATAGTAAATGTCAAAATATTCCATGCACTTGCGATGGAATTATCTTTCCTACTACAGAGGCGTTTCTGCCAGAGAATCAATACtactaaaatttcatatcaCATCGAAGTTGTAGTCTGATATTTCATATCACATTTGACGTTATAGTCTAAAATTTCATATCGTGTTGATGTTATAGTCTAATATTTCATTTCACATTGATGTTATAgtctaatattttttatcatattgatgtTAGTCTAATATTTCGTATATCACATTAATGTCATAGTCTACTATTTCATTTCACATTGTTGTTATAATCTAATATTTGTATCATATTGATGTTACAGTCTAAAATTTGTTATCACATTGATGTTACAGATCATGAACTATGTTCAATGATTGTCACGTCTGAGTCAGGAGTGTAGGGTTCAAAAATCTTCGTTGAGAATGAAATGGTCAATTGATGCATTTGACATTTTCCCATACAGCCTTTATTTGCTATAAAATTAGGCCCCTACCAACAACTTACCAATACATATTAGTTAAGTACTAGTCAAGGCCAAACAGTAATGGCTGATTGCAATTCTAGTTTTTCGTACCTAATATATTTGGACCATCTAGTTTACAAAATATGTACAGAATGTgtgtttataaaatatgtacagGATGTGTGTTTATactatacataatatatacaatGAAAGTGTACATGTATAAGTTCGGTCATGTTGATAAATTAGATGGTCGAAGTGTTGTACTTCTCTCAAAAGACATAATataagaagaagagaagagtaAATAACAACCATTTCCCTTTTATTTCACAAGTATAACACCATGGCAACCTCAAAGAAAGAGGTCAAAATCTGAACCCTTAAAGCCACAAGATAAACTGTTTGGCTATACaggtataaatatataatatgaccagtcacaaaaaaaacaaataattaaaaaacccCTAAGTACAATTAGCCAAATCATTGTTCATAATCaaggtaaagaaaagaaaaaaaaaagttacatagtttataataaaataatatgaattattaaGGTAAGAAGAATTTTATGTCATCGATAGATGGATCGAGTTGTTTATAAATTTGTGAAAGCAAGTGGAGGGATATCTTCACCTTGTTGAAAAGAAGAGTTGGAAGAACACCATACATCTTCTGTAATAAACTGCATCCATGAatcatctttttcttcttcttcaatacaACATGATGATGATGCTAATGGAACATCTGGAGATGGTGTTTGGTATTGTTCATGAtgaatattattgttgttgttaatgcCTTGAGTTAATGGGTACTCAAATGATGGTACATTAATACTTGGTTGTCCTAGTTCTTCTATATCTGAACAAACACCATTTTTCTTGAATACACGACACAATGCATATGAATCCTGTTTGCACAACAAGAACAAGAATGTCAATTATCTATACCCGGTAACAGTTTAACTTAATTCTTTACAGTATAGGATCGTTTGGTTAGGAACAAGGATATTTAGAGATTATAAGCCAAGGATAACCAAACAAGGATATTTAGAGATTATAAGCCAAGGATAAAAGGCAACTCTactaaaaatcattattttcctTTGTTTTCTACTGAAAAATGTTTAGTTGTTATTTCCATCGATATTTTGATTGTATTGATGAGAAAAAAAGCAGTACTAGTGTATATTATACGAAAACAAAGTTAGTTTTCCACCTTGCATTTTCTTAATGAGCTGTTCAGAGTGGAAAAATCATATTCTATAACACAAGTTTTGTGCTGATTTGCGGTGGGAAATGACTTTCTAGTAGTGTAATTACATATTCTATAAGAGAGAGATATTACCAAGATTATAATCAATTTTAAGCTAATACCAAACACCAGATAaatgtatttcaaaattttatattggtCCTAGCTGATTAATTAAAACTTAACTGCACCTGGTAATTATACCAAACTATAATGAATACATAACCCATACAAAAGCACTGTAATTTAACCTTGCTTATTTAGTGTAGGTTTAATAAGTTGAATTGTTAATGTTAATAATGTAAGAATAAAAAGTGAGATTAGTATTTATGTATGAGCTGTCATATCTAGAATCTTTATTCTTTTCAGAGGGAAAGAGGAGGGGTGTTATTGACTAAATCTTGTATCAGAGCATCAAACAAGTACATTTGCTGACAACAAAAGTTTTGAGTAGTCAATAATTGGGGCTTTGCTggatttatttaaatatgattaaaaaaaaaaccatttatATAGCTCCCTATACAAGAGATCCTATAAAGTAGAGGGACAGATACTGAAAAAGGGAAGATCATTGTTCTTATTTCTCTTCTGgtatgaagaaattaaaaagaaaaaagtataataattaaCGATTCTTCTTGTCCCTACTCCCTTTACTATCCAATCTTATAATTCAAAAGTATAATTACACTTGAACTTAAAAATATCTTCAATGATAAATTTAGGTAGGGGTAGAGCTAAGGAACTAAAGGGGCTCACTGAAACTTCACGTTATATATGCAAGATTGGATATATATAGAGAAGAATTGATAAAACTTGAACTCGACATGAATAATTAGTTTCATCTGTTAAATTATTGACAGCTCTTTACTTGACTAACTCAACTTAAGTACTCCCTTTGATATGCCTCCATAACATATCAAGTGGTCTCAAACTCTTGTAGGATTTCAGTGGTGTATTTAAGTTTAGTTAGTCAAGTAGAAGAGATGTTTTTAAGGATATCAATAGTTCATGGATGAATTTGATAACTCACACCAAATTTAGAAGTGTTTTTAATACTGTATATAATTCTTTAATGAAAATCCTATTTCCGCCACTGATTGTGAAtgagatttttaataatattatctatatatagTGTTTTTGAACGAAAATGGACCTCACTTGTATGGTGAAGTCattgttaaatatatatgtttgaacATAGATTGGCTTATTAAGGTAAAATAGGAATAAAGTGAAAAGCAACCGACACCTTGTCACAGAATGAAAGTGGTACTTATTAATTGTGGGGGGTGGGGACCTAATGCTTTTAGGTTAAATCCAAGTTATGATGATTTCAAtttttggtagaagaatctttgATTAGTGTTTTTATAATCAGTGATCatgaaaaatcaacaaaaagagaaagtagAATAGTACTCATGATGATGATTGGAGGCTTAGAACAGATTCAGTCATATGTGAGGATTTTACTTTTGTCTTACTATCCAAAGACAAAGTGGAACTATAGACTTTTTTTCACTCAAAGACATCTAAAACTCTGCAAGTAAAGAAtatgtcttatttattttatttaaattatcatacataAAAGGTATCTTATCATATACTATGCTATTATCAATCAATAATTACACTCAATGTAGGTCCTAAATCCTTATACTAATGTAAGGTTTGGTATTAAAATTTATGGGTTCAAAATTTTAGTtctattaaaattattgagttctaaatttaatttgacatattcaatatatttcttttaatacaaAGATAGAATGTGAACCAACGTAAGTAGGTTCAACAGAATCAATGAGGCAATTCCGCCTCTATTGTTGGGAGATAGTAGATAGtactattttcttaaattaatcgAGATGTATATAAACTGACTCGAACACAATGATTATAGAAAATGTATATACTATTCCATATATCACGCAAAATAGTAAAAAGAGAAAGTAAGTGTTAGTAAGAGACAAAAGAGTTAGCTTTTTTTCCATGCATGCCATGCAGTCCACGTTCCTCTCtttaaatgaattttcaaattgtacGTAGCTATCATCCTATGATCCGatataaaatgttttttccccttcttttcttttagatgaagatgaaatttttttcactttcttttttcttgttttttcccCTTGTTATTGTGTGGNNNNNNNNNNNNNNNNNNNNNNNNNNNNNNNNNNNNNNNNNNNNNNNNNNNNNNNNNNNNNNNNNNNNNNNNNNNNNNNNNNNNNNNNNNNNNNNNNNNNNNNNNNNNNNNNNNNNNNNNNNNNNNNNNNNNNNNNNNNNNNNNNNNNNNNNNNNNNNNNNNNNNNNNNNNNNNNNNNNNNNNNNNNNNNNNNNNNNNNNNNNNNNNNNNNNNNNNNNNNNNNNNNNNNNNNNNNNNNNNNNNNNNNNNNNNNNNNNNNNNNNNNNNNNNNNNNNNNNNNNNNNNNNNNNNNNNNNNNNNNNNNNNNNNNNNNNNNNNNNNNNNNNNNNNNNNNNNNNNNNNNNNNNNNNNNNNNNNNNNNNNNNNNNNNNNNNNNNNNNNNNNNNNNNNNNNNNNNNNNNNNNNNNNNNNNNNNNNNNNNNNNNNNNNNNNNNNNNNNNNNNNNNNNNNNNNNNNNNNNNNNNNNNNNNNNNNNNNNNNNNNNNNNNNNNNNNNNNNNNNNNNNNNNNNNNNNNNNNNNNNNggggggggggggggggataaaaAAGCCAAATAACATGGGTGGGCACATGGTAAAGACGATTAATCTTGTTGCTTTTTATCACATCTTTAACTGTAAAAAGAGATTTGAAGAAAAACATATTAAGAGCTaatgcttttttttaaaaaaaatctccaGTAAATTACGGCTTATAAAATTCCATGTTTTTAAAGTCAAATGCTGACACTTgtgtctaagtgaattttaaaaaaaatatgagtcTGCAGTTAAAAATCTGAATTTAGCAATGAACAAGCTTTGTAGCTAAATGACAAAATTCATCGCTTATTCTACTGAAGGAtgaattagaataaaatagcAATGGACCAACAGGAGAGTTTATAGCTAATTCTAGTGTTTTTTTAGTAGTTTGGTTCGTAATCGGACTAGTTGAATTAACTCTCTTTCAAAAAGattaaaagttttgaaaatcGTAATTAACGTATGGAAAAAGGAAAGATGAAATacaaaagggaaaagaaaaacaaaagagaattAATGGCATCCGAAACAATAATTGTTATAAATTAAGTGTTCATGATCTGAATTAAATTTCATAATGAAAAACCTTATTTACTCCTATAAACTAACTACAGTAAAATATTTAACCAAATAAAATGTTAAACCAATTAGccgttaaaattaaaatgaagataGATAGAGTATCACTTGaatatatatagtttaattgataaataaccatatcaaataaagtaaagtaGTGTCGCAGGAAAGTTGATAATGATTATGATCATGTATTAAGAGCCCAAATCATTTAGAATTGAGACTAATTTTCAAATTGgttaattctattttattttaaattttatattaatttgatatgaaaCACAGAGCACgaagtaaattttaaataaaattagaataacAATACGAACTACCTGAATACTGGAGATTTCGTCACACTCTTTATCATCGAGTCGATATTCATGCATTACCCAATCAGTTCTAATCCCCTGCGGCGCTCTTCCTCTGTAATAAACCAACGTCTTCTTCATCCCAATGGCGCGATTCTGTGACGTCACTCTCCGATCTTTCCCAGTAGATTTCCAGTATCCTGCTCGAGTTGCTCTATTCGTTCTGAATCCGTTTGGATATTTTCTATCCCTCGGACCGAAAAAGTACCATTCTGGATCTCTACTGGGCAAAAACGATTTCTCTGTCTCATTCATACATTAAGTAATTCAGAAAATTGAAAACgaataatatgaattaattgatttagaggaagaaaattaaattgaacCTGCTAATTCCCAAGGCTCACATTTGTAGAGATCAACTTCAGGAATAATATCAAGTTCAATTTCCTGACcatgaatttttcttttgagatAATAATTGACGAGTTCTTCATCAGTGGGATGAAATCTGAAACCAGGAGGTAGTCCGACGGGTGCCATTGATTGATCGATCGATCGATATAATCAATTAAAGAGCTAGCTATAGCTAGCGTATGTATTGAATAAGGAGGGAGATGAACAATAATATTtgggtgtatatatatatataaaagggaTTCAAAGTAGCTTGTCTTTGAGTCATTTATCACTTTAATTCTCTTTAACAGATTCTCATAAAACGTTTCTCTCAAGCACTACGTACTGTCTTCTTCTATACTACTGGTTGGTTACgttttttttctataataatTACAAGACGAGATATACTTATAATTACTTCTCTATATTTGATATACCTTGTCTATATAGTTAGCTAGTTGTGCTTTAGCCACCGAGCGAAgtcagaattttaattttatgggTTTTGAATTTAATAATGAGTTTAAGTATTAATACTAATTGAATTCTAAACTTCATTTTTAATAAGTATCATAATCCAACTACATTACGTGAACAAAAATTATTGATTCAATTAAACTCGTACTTGAACTTCTAACTTCACCCCAGACTGCAAGTCTCTCGTGAACAGTTAGTTACGGAACGAGAAACATGAAGGGACGTTGTTCACGTTACCTGatcactcttttttttttccttttttatgcTCAGAGGAAAAGTCAGGATTTCATGTTGGTGGATTCTGAATTTTATAATGAGTTTAAGTGTTAATACTAATTGAATTCTAAACTTCATTTTTAATAAGTTTCTTAATACAACTACATTACGTGAACAAAAATACTGGTTTATTCAAACTCGTACTTGAACTTCTAACTTCATCCCAGACCGCAAGTTTCTCGTGAACAGTTAGTTACGCAACGAGAAACATGAAAGGACGTTGTTCACGTTGCCTGATcgctctttttttccttttgttccTTTTGTATGCTCAGAGGCGAAATCAGGATTTCATGTTGGTAGGTTCTGATTTTATAATGAGTTCAAGTGTTAGTATtacttgaattttaaatttcatttttaataagtttttttaatacAACTATATAACTTTGAACAAAAATTACTGGTTCAGTCAAACTCGTACTTGAACTTCTAACTCCACCACAGACTGCAAGTCTCTCGTGAAAAGTTAGTTACGGAACGAGAAACATGAAAGGACGTTGTTCACGTTACCTGATCaatcctttttttccttttgtatgCTCAGAGGCGAAGTCATGATTTCATGTTGGTGGCATCTGAATTTTATAATGAGTTAAGTATTAGTACTAATTGAATTCTAAACTTCATTTTTAATAAGTTTCTTAATACAACTATATTATTTGAACAAAAATTACTGGTTCAATTAAACTCGTACTTGAACTTCTAACTCCACCCCAGACTGCAAGTCTCTCGTGAAAAGTCAGTTACGCAACGAGAAACATGAAAGGACGTTGTTCACGTTGCCTGATGTGCTTTTTTTCCATTTGTATGCTCGGAGACCAAGTTAAGATTTCATGTTGGTGGGTTCTGAATTTATAATGAGTTCAAGTGTTAATACTAATTGAATTCTAAACTTTATTATTAATAAGTTTCTTAATACAACTATATTACTTAAACAAAAATTACTAGTTCAATCAAACTCGTACTTGTACTTCTAACTTCACTCCAGACTACAAGTCTCTCGTGAAAATTTAGTTATGCAGCGAGAAACATAAAAGGACGTTATTCATGTTGCCTGATCACtccttttttttccctttgtATGCTCAAAGGCGAAGTTAGGATTTCATAATGGTGGATTCTGAATTTTATACGAGTTTAAGTGTTAATACTAATTGAATTCTAAACTTCATTTTTAGTAAGTTTCTTAATACAACTACATTACTTgaacaaaaattcaatcaaacTCATACTTCAACTTCTAACTTCATGTCTCTCGTGAAAAGTTAGTTACGAAACGAGAAACATCATTTCATGTTGTTCATGTTGCTCGATCactccttttttttccttttgaatgCTCAGAGGCGAAGTCAGGATTTCATGTTGGttggtgtatttttttttataaaaaagaaacaacGATCTTAACCTAAAGTAACAATCATCAAATTAACGAACAAATACAAGTATTTAATTCACtaaaaacaaattagaaaaatatgaaaagggAGAGACAAGAATACACATCAGAGGCCAGATGTTGGATAGCAGCAATTAGATCAACAATAAAAGTTAGAACCCTaacttttcaagaaaaaaattgagttaaacTTTTTGAATATGAGTAGAAATGAATAGTCAGATATTGTAATTTCATAGTATGATACAAAtgctattttcctttttttgcatttaaaaatttttaaaaaaaatatatatccacCTACGCTTTTAATTGATTCTTaccaatttttaattatttttaaaaaaaaattaattacgaCACAAATACTATTTCCTTGCCcatattctattttttaattattttttatataaacacGAGTTTAGAAATTAATCCATATTctattttttacttgtttttttttatatataaacaccTGTTTAGAAATTAATCCAAAAGATTGTGTGCCTACAGAAATTCGAACCCACATTCCCCGAGGGATGAACATTGGGTGCACAACGATCACTGGGTGCACAACGATCACTAGGTCAAACACTTCAGTCTATTTATGACTTAGCAGGAAATAGATATATACAATTATacttcatattttaatataaatataaagtttatGAAAAGGTCAATGAATTCGATCGAATCCCCTTCCGCTACAGTAGCTTCGCCCATGTATGTACATGAAAAACAACTCTAATTTAGAGTACTTAATCATGTATCATAATCTTTGATAGTTGTTGATCACTCTAATATGTAAGTACAACTTATAAGAACTTTTATGATCAAAAGCAAATTCATGATTTCAAGACGATGAGAGCACCACCAAAAATTAAATGTACATTAATTAAGGCATGTCATACAGTAATGCTTCATCTGACATACTAacatattaatatgaattaaagaAACCTAGCTAATTGGTAAAGCTCACTCTGTGCGGGGATGGTTGTGAAAACCATTTTGTGCCTATGAGGTCACATGTTCGATACTTTGCAATTTTTTTAGGCAAAGGACAGaaattgatataataatataagtgctgatatattaatttgattgtaagatatattaattgttaagcaagatatattatattttatacatgatatactaatatgatgtacattttatacatgatacactaatttgatgcgcgatatacattaatttgatgcgctaatacattaatctgatggcGCTTATACATTATTTATGCACGACAGtaaaaaattttgagaatttgtaaaactaatagaGGACTTAGAGGTGTGATTTCtgtcattttttcattttttaatgctTCAGCTAAAAAGCCAAAAAAAGGAGATTCGCACCCAAGTCATTCAAGACGAGAAGAAGAGCTAAACAgggattttatatatataatatttttttgagataagtgtcaaaaacacacctaaactatACCTTTtgtttgagtttcatacctaaactattactttttagtttgagaaacacacctctTTCTTTTATATCACTCTCATCATGGTATGTGTAATAcattctctcttttattttaaagaatttccaCATCACAACCCACATGGACAAAATATTCAACCTtggcaataaataaataaattattagtattagttaaaattaaaaattaaaaaattattataaaaaaataatattttctttataaaataaaatgtaaaatatttttcttaccccacaccattttttaaagttttttgttttgtttaaatttcttttataaaagtatttcattttttgcttCATCTCCTCCCCCTCATCAAAtactaatttagatattattttatttttcttaaaaatataattctaccCATCCCACTTAACCTTccgctttcaatttttttccccagtgtttagatatacatatcgaaaatattttttacttgccgCCACaagactttttatattttttagttgtttatgttatatttggtacactagtagaattttttaaaaaaaatataggtacatgcatatctaacacaaaataagaaaaacgtaaaagaaaattaaaaactaggAGCGGAAAATTATATAGGATGggatagatttttttaaataaaata
This window encodes:
- the LOC107013850 gene encoding NAC domain-containing protein 86 isoform X2; the encoded protein is MAPVGLPPGFRFHPTDEELVNYYLKRKIHGQEIELDIIPEVDLYKCEPWELAEKSFLPSRDPEWYFFGPRDRKYPNGFRTNRATRAGYWKSTGKDRRVTSQNRAIGMKKTLVYYRGRAPQGIRTDWVMHEYRLDDKECDEISSIQDSYALCRVFKKNGVCSDIEELGQPSINVPSFEYPLTQGINNNNNIHHEQYQTPSPDVPLASSSCCIEEEEKDDSWMQFITEDVWCSSNSSFQQGEDIPPLAFTNL
- the LOC107013850 gene encoding NAC domain-containing protein 86 isoform X1, translated to MAPVGLPPGFRFHPTDEELVNYYLKRKIHGQEIELDIIPEVDLYKCEPWELAEKSFLPSRDPEWYFFGPRDRKYPNGFRTNRATRAGYWKSTGKDRRVTSQNRAIGMKKTLVYYRGRAPQGIRTDWVMHEYRLDDKECDEISSIQVDSYALCRVFKKNGVCSDIEELGQPSINVPSFEYPLTQGINNNNNIHHEQYQTPSPDVPLASSSCCIEEEEKDDSWMQFITEDVWCSSNSSFQQGEDIPPLAFTNL